The Polyangium mundeleinium genome contains the following window.
CCGCGGACGCGCAGAGCGGGCTCGCGGACGACGCGCTGGAACATCCCGACCATCTCGCGCGCATACGCCGCGCCGACGTCGCGGCTCACGTCGGGCCGTCGCCAGACGCGGCACGCGGCCACCCCGTCGCCGAGGGTCATGCTGTAGTTGCCGCCCTCCGCGTACACCTCTCGCACGTCTGCCGATGACACGCGTCAAAGCAAAGGGGAAATCCAGGGGTTGTCAAGGACGGAGCAGGCAACGGCCGTCCGACCAGCGCCCGCCCGCATCGCCGCAGATCTGCGCCTGCGTGCGCGCTTCGCGCCACCACAGGATCTCGTCCATCGTGCCGGCGAAGGGGAAGACGCCCTGCTCGCGGCGGCCGATGTAGAGGTCGGAGGGGATGGGGCCGAGGAAGCCGCCTTTGCCCTTCGTGGTGGGGATGCCGTTCACGTAGAGCACGAGCATGTGGCCGTCGTTCACGTAGGCGATGTGGGTCCACTGGCCCGCGGGGATCACGCCGCAATCGCTGGTCACATTCGTGGAATCCTGTAGGTCCTTGCGCGAAAAGATGAGCTGCATGTTGCCGCAGCTCGCGTTCATGAGGACGTTGTCGTCCCTGTTGCCGGTCCCGCGGCTCACTGTCGAGAGCACGTTCCCGGCGCCCTCGGGAGCGATGCGAACCCATCGTTCGATGGTCGCGGCCGTCGTGAAGTCGAGGCACGGGGACGCCGGGACGCGGACATGGCCACCGGAAAACGAGAGCCCTCGCCCCACGCGCCCGGGCGCCCCGCGAACAAGGCCCGAACTCGTGGCGGCGCCGTGATGGCCACGGCCGGAGCTGTCGAGCACGGGTCCGTCGAGCTCCTCGAAACGATACCAGGCGGCGAGGCCAGGCGGCGCAGGGGAGGCGCTGCAATCGGCCGCGGCGATTTGCTTGGTGCTCGAAGGTGGAGGCGGAAGCGGCTCCTCCCCGGCGATTTCGAGCGTCGTCGGGGAGGCACCTTGCGAGGGGGTGGCATCGGGCGCCTTCGGCGGGGGGAGAGGCGCGGCGCATCCGAGGAGCGGGACGCCGAGGAGCAGGGACAGAAGGAAGCGC
Protein-coding sequences here:
- a CDS encoding LamG domain-containing protein, with product MSLAPRFLLSLLLGVPLLGCAAPLPPPKAPDATPSQGASPTTLEIAGEEPLPPPPSSTKQIAAADCSASPAPPGLAAWYRFEELDGPVLDSSGRGHHGAATSSGLVRGAPGRVGRGLSFSGGHVRVPASPCLDFTTAATIERWVRIAPEGAGNVLSTVSRGTGNRDDNVLMNASCGNMQLIFSRKDLQDSTNVTSDCGVIPAGQWTHIAYVNDGHMLVLYVNGIPTTKGKGGFLGPIPSDLYIGRREQGVFPFAGTMDEILWWREARTQAQICGDAGGRWSDGRCLLRP